A genomic segment from Mustela lutreola isolate mMusLut2 chromosome 15, mMusLut2.pri, whole genome shotgun sequence encodes:
- the LOC131816575 gene encoding keratin, type I cytoskeletal 16, with the protein MTTCSRQFTSSSSMKGSCGIGGGSSRMSSVLAGGSCRAPSAYGGLSVSSSRYSSGGACGLGGGYGGGFSSSSSFGGGLGSGFGGGYGGGLGAGFGGGLGAGFGAGFGGGFGGGDGGLLSGNEKVTMQNLNDRLASYLDKVRALEEANTELEVKIRDWYQRQRPSEAKDYSPYFKTIEDLRNKIIAATIENAQPILQIDNARLAADDFRTKYEHELTLRQSVEADINGLRRVLDELTLARTDLEMQIEGLKEELAYLKKNHEEEMLALRGQTGGDVSVEMDAAPSVDLSRILNEMRDQYEQMAEKNRRDAEAWFLSKTEELNKEVASNSELVQSGRSEVTELRRVLQGLEIELQSQLSMKASLEGSLEETKGRYCMQLSQIQGLIGSVEEQLAQLRCEMEQQSQEYQVLLDVKTRLEQEIATYRRLLEGEDAQ; encoded by the exons ATGACCACCTGCAGCCGTCAGTTCACCTCCTCCAGCTCCATGAAGGGCTCCTGTGGCATCGGCGGTGGCTCCAGCCGCATGTCCTCAGTCCTGGCCGGAGGGTCCTGCCGGGCCCCCAGCGCCTACGGGGGCCTGTCGGTCTCCTCCTCCCGCTACTCCTCCGGGGGGGCCTGCGGCCTGGGGGGTGGCTACGGTGGCGgcttcagcagcagcagcagctttggTGGGGGCCTGGGTAGCGGCTTTGGTGGAGGTTATGGTGGTGGCCTGGGTGCTGGCTTTGGTGGTGGCCTCGGTGCTGGCTTCGGTGCTGGCTTTGGTGGTGGCTTTGGTGGTGGCGATGGCGGCCTCCTCTCCGGCAACGAGAAGGTGACCATGCAGAACCTCAACGACCGCCTGGCCTCCTACCTGGACAAGGTGCGGGCCCTGGAGGAGGCCAACACGGAGCTGGAGGTGAAGATCCGGGACTGGTACCAGAGGCAGCGGCCCAGTGAGGCCAAGGACTACAGCCCCTACTTTAAGACCATTGAGGACCTGCGGAACAAG ATCATCGCTGCCACCATCGAGAATGCTCAGCCCATTCTGCAGATCGACAATGCCAGGCTGGCGGCGGACGACTTCAGGACCAA GTACGAGCACGAGCTGACCCTGCGCCAGAGCGTGGAAGCCGATATCAACGGCCTGCGCCGAGTGCTGGACGAGCTGACCTTGGCCAGGACCGACCTGGAGATGCAGATCGAGGGCCTGAAGGAGGAGCTGGCCTACCTGAAGAAGAACCACGAGGAG GAGATGCTTGCCCTGCGGGGTCAGACTGGCGGGGACGTCAGCGTGGAGATGGACGCTGCCCCCAGTGTGGACCTGAGCCGCATCCTGAACGAGATGCGTGACCAGTACGAGCAGATGGCAGAGAAGAACCGCAGAGACGCGGAGGCCTGGTTCCTGAGCAAG ACCGAGGAACTGAACAAAGAAGTGGCCTCTAACAGTGAGCTGGTGCAGAGTGGCCGCAGTGAGGTGACTGAGCTCCGGAGGGTGCTCCAGGGCCTGGAGATTGAACTGCAGTCCCAGCTCAGCATG AAAGCATCCCTGGAGGGCAGCCTGGAGGAGACCAAAGGCCGCTACTGCATGCAGCTGTCCCAGATCCAGGGACTGATCGGCAGCGTGGAGGAGCAGCTGGCCCAGCTCCGCTGTGAGATGGAGCAGCAGAGCCAAGAGTACCAGGTCCTGCTGGACGTGAAGACACGGCTGGAGCAGGAGATCGCCACCTACCGCCGCCTGCTGGAGGGCGAGGATGCCCAGTGA
- the LOC131816569 gene encoding keratin, type I cytoskeletal 14, giving the protein MTTCSRQFTSSSSMKGSCGIGGGSSRMSSVLAGGSCRAPSAYGGLSVSSSRYSSGGACGLGGGYGGGFSSSSSFGGGLGSGFGGGYGGGLGAGFGGGFGGGLGAGFGGGFGGGDGLLVGSEKVTMQNLNDRLASYLDKVRALEEANADLEVKIRDWYQRQRPAETKDYSPYFKTIEDLRNKILTATVDNANVLLQIDNARLAADDFRTKYETELNLRMSVEADTNGLRRVLDELTLSRADLEMQIESLKEELAYLKKNHEEEMNSLRGQVGGDVNVEMDAAPGVDLSRILNEMRDQYEKMAEKNRKDAEDWFFSKTEELNREVATNSELVQSGKSEISELRRTVQNLEIELQSQLSMKASLENSLEETKGRYCMQLAQIQDLIGNVEEQLAQLRCEMEQQNQEYKILLDVKTRLEQEIATYRRLLEGEDAHLSSSQFSSGSQSSRDVTSSSRQIRTKVMDVHDGKVVSTHEQVLRTKN; this is encoded by the exons ATGACCACCTGCAGCCGTCAGTTCACCTCCTCCAGCTCCATGAAGGGCTCCTGTGGCATCGGCGGTGGCTCCAGCCGCATGTCCTCTGTCCTGGCCGGAGGGTCCTGCCGGGCCCCCAGCGCCTACGGGGGCCTGTCGGTCTCCTCCTCCCGCTATTCTTCCGGGGGGGCCTGCGGGCTGGGGGGTGGCTACGGTGGTGgcttcagcagcagcagcagctttggTGGGGGCCTGGGTAGTGGCTTTGGCGGAGGTTATGGTGGTGGCCTGGGTGCTGGCTTTGGTGGTGGCTTTGGTGGTGGCCTCGGTGCTGGCTTCGGCGGTGGCTTCGGTGGTGGGGACGGGCTCCTGGTGGGCAGTGAGAAGGTGACCATGCAGAACCTCAACGACCGCCTGGCCTCCTACTTGGACAAGGTGCGTGCCCTGGAGGAGGCCAACGCCGACCTGGAGGTGAAGATCCGGGACTGGTACCAGAGGCAGAGGCCCGCTGAGACCAAGGACTACAGCCCCTACTTCAAGACCATTGAGGATCTGCGGAACAAG ATCCTCACGGCCACTGTGGACAATGCTAATGTCCTCCTGCAGATAGACAATGCCCGGCTGGCTGCTGATGACTTCCGGACCAA GTATGAGACGGAGCTGAACCTGCGCATGAGCGTGGAGGCTGACACCAACGGCCTGCGCCGGGTGCTGGACGAGCTGACCCTGTCCAGAGCCGACCTGGAGATGCAGATCGAGAGCCTGAAGGAGGAGCTGGCCTACCTGAAGAAGAACCACGAGGAG GAGATGAACTCTCTGAGAGGCCAGGTGGGTGGAGATGTCAACGTGGAGATGGACGCTGCCCCCGGCGTGGACCTGAGCCGCATCCTGAACGAGATGCGCGACCAGTAcgagaagatggcggagaagaaCCGCAAGGACGCCGAGGACTGGTTCTTCAGCAAG acAGAGGAGCTGAACCGCGAGGTGGCCACCAACAGCGAGCTGGTGCAGAGCGGCAAGAGCGAGATCTCCGAGCTCCGGCGCACGGTGCAGAACCTGGAGATCGAGCTGCAGTCCCAGCTCAGCATG AAAGCATCCTTGGAGAACAGCCTGGAGGAGACCAAAGGCCGCTACTGCATGCAGCTGGCCCAGATCCAGGACCTGATCGGCAACGTGGAGGAGCAGCTGGCCCAACTGCGCTGCGAGATGGAGCAGCAGAACCAGGAATACAAGATCCTGCTGGACGTGAAGACAAGGCTGGAGCAGGAGATCGCCACCTACCGCCGCCTGCTGGAGGGCGAGGACGCCCA CCTCTCCTCCTCCCAGTTCTCTTCTGGCTCTCAGTCCTCCAGAGACG TGACCTCCTCCAGTCGCCAGATCCGCACCAAGGTCATGGATGTGCACGATGGCAAGGTGGTGTCCACCCACGAGCAGGTCCTTCGCACCAAGAACTGA
- the KRT9 gene encoding keratin, type I cytoskeletal 9: MSCRQFMSSPWSRSSSGGSGGSMMSSFSRMSCSGASGGGGRFSSSSSYGAGSSGACGRGGAGSFGSSYGGMSGGGFSAGSFDGRSRGFVGGSGGCFGGSGGFGGSSGGGFGGFGGGSGGGFGGGSGGGFGGFGSGFDSGASGILGADEKTAMQDLNSRLASYLDKVRALENANKELENKIREWYDKQGPRTFHRDYSSYYDTIEDLKNQIVNITVNSNKTLLDIDNTRMTLDDFRMKYDMENSLRKGVDADINGLRKVLEDMNMQKSDMEMQYESLQEEMMALKKNHEEEMNQLTGQNSGDVSVEINAAPGKDLTKILNDMREEYERISAKNRKDIEVQYETQMSQMEQEVMTSGQEMESNHKEVTQLQRSIQEMDIELQSQFSKKSALEKSLEDTKNRYCGQLQQLQGQISNLEGQLTEIRQEIECQNQEYSLLLSIKTRLEQEIKTYRNLLEGGQEDFESHESGRSHFGGGRNRYQGGSGGSHGRGSWGGSGGSYGGGSSSGGGSGGNYGGGSSSGGGSGGKGGSEGSYGGGSSSGGGSGGKEGSGGSYGGGSSSGGGSGGSYGGGSSSGGGSGGRRGSGGSYGGGISSGGGSRGSYGGGSSSGGGSGGRGGSGGSYGGGSSSGGGSGSSYGGGSSSGGGSGSGYEEGSGFKGSGRSSQSQSSSSKSGECDDKQGYQNQY; the protein is encoded by the exons ATGAGTTGCAGACAGTTCATGTCCTCCCCGTGGAGCCGCAGCAGCtctgggggcagtgggggcagcaTGATGTCCTCCTTCAGCCGCATGAGCTGCTCGGGAGCTAGTGGAGGAGGGGGCCGGTTCAGCTCTTCCAGTAgctatggagctgggagctctGGGGCCTGTGGGAGGGGAGGTGCTGGCAGTTTTGGCTCCAGCTACGGTGGGATGTCTGGGGGAGGCTTTAGTGCTGGTAGCTTTGATGGACGTTCTAGGGGCTTTGTTGGTGGTTCTGGAGGATGCTTTGGGGGCTCTGGGGGCTTTGGTGGTAGTTCTGGGGGAGGTTTTGGAG GCTTTGGTGGTGGCTCTGGAGGAGGCTTTGGAGGTGGTTCTGGAGGAGGTTTTGGGGGGTTTGGCAGTGGCTTTGACAGTGGTGCCAGTGGTATTCTGGGTGCTGATGAGAAGACCGCCATGCAGGACCTCAATTCCCGGCTGGCCTCCTACTTGGATAAAGTGCGGGCACTGGAGAATGCCAACAAGGAACTGGAGAATAAGATTCGGGAATGGTATGACAAGCAGGGACCCAGGACCTTCCACAGGGACTACTCGTCCTACTATGACACTATCGAAGACCTCAAGAACCAG attgtgaACATCACAGTGAACAGTAATAAGACTCTCTTGGATATTGACAACACTCGCATGACACTGGATGACTTCAGGATGAA GTATGATATGGAGAACAGCCTACGAAAAGGAGTGGATGCTGACATCAATGGCTTGCGGAAGGTGCTTGAAGATATGAACATGCAAAAGTCTGACATGGAGATGCAGTATGAGTCTCTGCAGGAGGAAATGATGGCCCTGAAGAAGAATCATGAGGAG GAGATGAATCAGCTGACTGGGCAGAACTCTGGAGATGTTAGTGTGGAGATAAATGCTGCTCCTGGCAAAGATCTCACCAAGATCCTCAATGACATGCGTGAAGAGTATGAGCGGATCAGTGCTAAGAACCGCAAGGACATTGAGGTGCAATATGAGACTCAG ATGAGCCAGATGGAGCAGGAAGTGATGACCAGTGGCCAGGAGATGGAGTCCAACCACAAGGAGGTGACCCAGCTCCAGCGCAGCATTCAGGAGATGGACATTGAGCTGCAGTCTCAGTTCAGCAAG AAATCAGCCCTGGAGAAGTCCTTGGAAGACACCAAGAACCGCTACTGTGGCCAGCTGCAGCAGTTGCAAGGGCAGATCAGTAACCTGGAGGGCCAGCTCACGGAGATCCGGCAAGAGATTGAATGCCAGAATCAAGAATACAGCCTTCTGCTCAGCATTAAGACACGGCTGGAACAGGAAATTAAGACCTACCGCAACCTCCTTGAGGGTGGCCAGGAGGACTT TGAATCTCATGAATCTGGACGAAGCCACTTTGGAGGTGGCAGAAATAGATATCAAGGTGGAAGTGGAGGCAGTCATGGAAGAGGATCCTGGGGAGGAAGTGGTGGCAGCTATGGTGGAGGAAGCAGTTCTGGAGGAGGGAGTGGAGGCAACTATGGTGGAGGGAGTAGTtctggaggaggaagtggaggcaaGGGAGGAAGTGAAGGCAGCTATGGTGGAGGGAGTAGTtctggaggaggaagtggaggcaaGGAAGGAAGTGGAGGCAGCTATGGTGGAGGAAGTAGTtctggaggaggaagtggaggcagCTATGGTGGAGGCAGCAGCtctggaggaggaagtggaggcaggagaggaagtGGAGGCAGCTATGGTGGAGGAATTAGCTCTGGAGGAGGAAGTAGAGGCAGCTATGGTGGAGGAAGTAGTtctggaggaggaagtggaggcaggggaggaagTGGAGGCAGCTATGGTGGAGGAAGTAGTTCTGGAGGAGGAAGTGGAAGCAGCTATGGTGGAGGCAGTAGCTCTGGAGGAGGAAGTGGTAGTGGCTATGAAGAAGGCAGTGGATTCAAAGGAAGTGGAAGATCATCTCAGTCCCAGTCCTCTTCCTCCAAATCTGGTGAATGTGATGATAAACAAG